The following proteins are encoded in a genomic region of Alteromonadaceae bacterium 2753L.S.0a.02:
- a CDS encoding glutamyl-tRNA reductase, with translation MKEAGYSKKSALAFPGRNTENGRLLFLATKNTEYLRASTLLMTLLALGINHTTASLDVREKVAFSPSELLLALKSLHDGGLAQEVAILSTCNRTELYCETQGDGVVLLEWLAGHKQASLADLQAAHYLREGDAAARHMMSVAAGLDSLVLGEPQILGQMKSAYAVAREAGVLGKGLHDAFQRVFAVAKRVRSETAIGENPVSVAYAAVTLAQQIFSDLKQDTALLIGAGETIELAARHLKNQGIKQLIVANRTLENALKLAQQLDAEAILLADIPTHLPRADIVISSTASQLPLLGKGAVEVALKKRKHKPMFMVDIAVPRDIEPQVADLADVYLYTVDDLKEVIDENKKSREQAAEIAREIIEEGVIKYQHDLRALSAVEVVKQFRNKTDALREQELEKCLNALRAGGDPEQILANLSRNLTNKFLHHPTTELKRASIEGRDYLLQDFKTIFGLGED, from the coding sequence ATGAAGGAGGCAGGCTATTCAAAAAAGTCGGCGCTTGCCTTCCCGGGCCGCAACACAGAAAATGGGCGGCTTTTGTTCTTAGCCACTAAAAATACTGAGTATTTACGAGCATCGACACTGCTAATGACCTTATTGGCCCTCGGCATAAACCATACAACCGCAAGCCTGGATGTTCGGGAAAAAGTTGCTTTCTCGCCCTCTGAACTGTTACTTGCGTTGAAGTCGCTGCACGATGGAGGCTTGGCACAAGAGGTTGCAATACTATCGACTTGCAATCGCACAGAGCTCTATTGTGAAACCCAAGGCGATGGCGTTGTGCTGTTGGAGTGGTTGGCCGGTCATAAGCAAGCCAGTTTGGCAGACCTCCAAGCGGCACACTATCTGCGCGAAGGAGATGCCGCCGCAAGACACATGATGTCGGTTGCTGCCGGGTTGGATTCGTTGGTTTTGGGCGAGCCACAGATATTGGGGCAAATGAAGTCGGCCTATGCTGTGGCCCGTGAGGCGGGGGTGCTCGGTAAAGGTTTGCACGATGCTTTTCAGCGTGTGTTTGCGGTTGCCAAGCGGGTTCGTTCAGAAACTGCGATAGGTGAGAACCCGGTTTCGGTGGCATATGCGGCGGTCACTCTGGCTCAGCAGATCTTTTCAGATTTAAAGCAAGACACTGCACTCTTAATCGGCGCCGGTGAGACTATCGAGCTGGCGGCTCGACACTTAAAGAATCAGGGCATCAAACAGCTGATAGTCGCTAACCGCACCCTTGAGAACGCCCTGAAGCTCGCACAGCAACTCGATGCCGAGGCCATTTTGTTGGCAGATATTCCAACGCATCTGCCGCGAGCTGACATCGTGATATCATCCACCGCCAGTCAGCTGCCTCTCCTCGGCAAGGGTGCTGTGGAAGTGGCATTGAAAAAACGCAAGCACAAGCCCATGTTTATGGTGGATATTGCGGTACCGCGCGATATAGAGCCTCAGGTGGCAGATTTGGCGGATGTTTATCTCTACACAGTCGACGATCTTAAAGAAGTGATCGATGAAAATAAAAAATCGCGTGAACAAGCTGCAGAAATTGCACGCGAAATTATTGAAGAAGGTGTTATCAAGTATCAGCACGACCTGCGGGCACTTTCCGCTGTGGAAGTTGTTAAGCAATTTCGCAATAAAACCGACGCGCTGCGTGAGCAGGAATTGGAAAAATGTTTGAATGCCTTACGAGCCGGCGGTGATCCGGAGCAAATACTGGCCAATCTTAGCCGAAACCTCACCAACAAATTTCTGCACCACCCCACAACGGAACTTAAGCGTGCCAGCATAGAGGGGCGCGATTATCTGTTGCAGGATTTCAAAACGATATTCGGGTTGGGCGAAGACTAA
- a CDS encoding adenylyltransferase/sulfurtransferase produces MNDEQLFRYSRHLLLPQVDVVGQEKILAARVLVIGVGGLGSPAAIYLCASGIGELVLVDDDRVDESNLQRQVVHTEKTVGMAKVESARKQLAALNSSCKVITFERRLSEEDLREQVALADVVLDCTDNFTTRKQVNKACRIHQKPLVSGAAVRLEGQLVVFDFRQPTSPCYECLYQLTGDEDLSCAQNGVLSPVVGVIGTHQALEALRLIAGIGKVVSGRLGVFDAARNEWRYFTVNRDPECTSCAP; encoded by the coding sequence ATGAACGATGAGCAATTGTTTCGTTACAGTCGTCATCTTCTGTTACCACAGGTAGATGTTGTCGGGCAGGAAAAAATACTGGCGGCGCGCGTGCTTGTTATTGGCGTGGGTGGCCTGGGTTCGCCGGCTGCAATCTATTTGTGCGCATCTGGCATTGGGGAATTGGTGTTGGTTGACGACGACCGAGTCGATGAGTCCAACCTGCAGCGCCAGGTTGTGCACACCGAAAAAACCGTCGGTATGGCAAAGGTGGAATCGGCTCGTAAACAGCTAGCGGCTCTCAATTCTTCCTGCAAGGTGATCACCTTTGAGCGGCGTTTAAGCGAAGAGGATTTACGGGAACAGGTTGCCCTCGCAGATGTGGTACTTGATTGCACTGATAACTTCACTACCCGCAAGCAGGTCAACAAAGCCTGCCGAATTCACCAAAAACCGCTGGTCAGCGGGGCTGCGGTGCGGCTTGAAGGGCAACTGGTGGTGTTCGATTTTCGCCAGCCTACCAGCCCCTGTTACGAATGTCTCTATCAACTAACCGGCGACGAAGATCTGAGCTGCGCCCAAAACGGCGTGCTATCTCCGGTGGTTGGCGTGATCGGCACACACCAAGCGCTGGAAGCGTTGCGTTTGATTGCCGGCATCGGAAAAGTCGTTTCCGGGCGCCTGGGCGTGTTTGATGCCGCACGCAATGAGTGGCGCTATTTCACTGTTAATCGTGACCCGGAGTGCACCAGCTGCGCGCCGTGA
- a CDS encoding ribose-phosphate pyrophosphokinase: MPDLMVFSGNANPELAEKVCAKLGIPLGDITVDKFSDGEILVELKQNVRGSDVFVIQPTCNPTNDNIMELMVIVDALRRSSAGRITAVVPYFGYARQDRRVRSARVPITAKVVADMLVTVGVDRVLTVDLHAEQIQGFFDVPVDNVYGSPVLLSDIEKQNFEDLVVVSPDIGGVVRARAVAKQLDIELAIIDKRRPKANVAEVMHLIGEIENRTCLLVDDMVDTAGTLCNAAQALKDRGAKKVIAYATHPVLSGPAIDRLNKSLLDELVVTDSIPLSEQGKACKVIRQLTLSNMLAEAMRRISNEESLSAMFS, from the coding sequence GTGCCTGATTTAATGGTATTTAGCGGCAATGCCAACCCCGAACTTGCGGAAAAGGTGTGTGCCAAACTCGGAATACCGCTCGGGGATATTACCGTCGATAAGTTTTCAGACGGAGAAATTTTAGTGGAGCTGAAACAGAACGTACGCGGCAGCGACGTTTTCGTTATTCAACCCACATGCAACCCCACCAACGACAATATTATGGAGTTGATGGTGATTGTAGACGCGTTGCGGCGCTCGTCGGCAGGCCGCATCACGGCGGTGGTACCGTATTTTGGTTATGCCCGTCAGGATCGTCGCGTACGCTCTGCGAGGGTTCCTATCACCGCCAAGGTTGTTGCCGATATGCTGGTAACTGTTGGCGTGGATCGGGTATTAACCGTGGATTTGCATGCAGAGCAGATCCAGGGCTTTTTCGATGTGCCAGTAGACAACGTCTACGGATCACCGGTGTTGCTTTCCGACATCGAAAAACAAAATTTTGAGGACCTGGTGGTCGTCTCCCCCGATATCGGTGGTGTTGTGCGAGCCAGGGCCGTGGCCAAACAACTCGACATTGAATTGGCTATCATTGATAAACGGCGTCCCAAGGCCAACGTTGCCGAAGTGATGCATTTGATCGGTGAAATAGAAAATCGCACCTGCCTACTGGTCGACGACATGGTCGATACCGCCGGCACATTGTGCAACGCTGCCCAGGCACTGAAAGATCGCGGCGCTAAAAAAGTGATTGCCTATGCAACGCATCCGGTGTTGTCCGGCCCCGCCATCGACCGACTCAACAAGTCACTACTCGATGAACTGGTGGTGACCGATTCAATACCTCTATCGGAGCAGGGCAAAGCCTGCAAAGTGATTCGCCAGCTAACGCTTTCAAATATGCTGGCAGAGGCCATGCGCCGCATCAGTAACGAAGAGTCACTGAGCGCCATGTTCTCATAG
- a CDS encoding outer membrane lipoprotein LolB produces MRFYWRSWALCLTFVLASCASTPKHSYTHPSEIIDWQLQGKLAVALPGKSQSAYFNWKNSTDHYDIRVNGPLGQGSAQLIKSSNTVTLRYDGGEYQAPTGEQLMQQHLGWSFPVSNMYWWIKGLPVPGSETAAQEFDEQGQLKELQQQGWKIRYLRYQAVDQVHLPYKIVAQREQIKLTLLLKKWRLGP; encoded by the coding sequence GTGAGATTCTACTGGCGCAGCTGGGCGCTTTGCCTAACTTTTGTTTTGGCAAGCTGCGCCTCAACTCCGAAGCACAGTTACACACACCCTTCTGAAATCATCGACTGGCAGCTGCAGGGCAAACTTGCAGTGGCATTACCCGGCAAATCGCAAAGCGCTTACTTCAACTGGAAAAATAGCACAGATCATTATGACATCCGTGTCAATGGCCCCCTTGGCCAAGGCAGCGCCCAGCTGATCAAATCCTCCAACACCGTTACTTTGCGCTACGACGGTGGCGAGTATCAGGCTCCAACCGGCGAACAGTTGATGCAACAGCACCTGGGCTGGTCTTTCCCGGTTAGCAATATGTACTGGTGGATAAAGGGTCTGCCAGTTCCCGGCAGCGAGACCGCCGCACAGGAGTTTGACGAGCAAGGGCAGCTCAAAGAATTGCAACAACAGGGTTGGAAAATTCGCTACCTGCGCTACCAGGCCGTCGATCAGGTGCATTTGCCCTATAAAATCGTAGCGCAGCGGGAGCAGATAAAACTCACGCTTTTACTGAAAAAGTGGCGTTTAGGGCCTTAG
- a CDS encoding large subunit ribosomal protein L25, protein MSAEDFKLDAQVRDDQGKGASRRLRHENLVPAIVYGGKKDPQNIAISHNEMIKHLENEAFYSHIISLSIAGANEDVILKDLQRHPSKPQILHADFLRVDKTQKLTTRVPLHFVNEESCKGVKLQGGAISHNLTDLEISCLPQDLPEYIEVDLKDVEVGDIVHISDLKLPSGVESVALSHGEEHDQPVATVAKARGASEGEESEEEEGGEE, encoded by the coding sequence ATGTCTGCTGAAGACTTCAAACTCGATGCCCAGGTACGTGATGACCAAGGGAAAGGTGCGAGCCGCCGCCTGCGTCACGAAAACCTAGTACCTGCCATTGTTTATGGCGGTAAGAAAGACCCACAAAACATTGCCATTTCCCATAATGAAATGATCAAGCACCTCGAAAACGAAGCGTTCTACTCGCACATTATCTCTTTAAGCATCGCCGGTGCTAATGAGGACGTGATTCTAAAAGATTTGCAGCGTCATCCCTCAAAACCGCAAATTCTGCACGCTGACTTTTTGCGCGTCGATAAAACCCAAAAACTCACTACCCGCGTACCTTTGCATTTCGTAAATGAAGAATCCTGTAAGGGTGTTAAATTGCAAGGTGGCGCCATTTCTCACAACCTCACAGATTTGGAAATCAGCTGTTTGCCACAAGATCTGCCCGAGTATATCGAAGTTGATCTCAAAGATGTGGAAGTGGGTGATATCGTACACATTTCCGATCTTAAACTGCCCAGCGGTGTTGAATCTGTAGCTTTAAGCCACGGTGAAGAACACGACCAGCCGGTTGCGACCGTCGCCAAAGCCCGTGGTGCATCAGAAGGCGAAGAAAGCGAAGAGGAAGAAGGTGGCGAAGAGTAA
- a CDS encoding peptide chain release factor 1 produces MKDSIKEKLENLVERYDEVGVLLGDPDVIGDQNKFRDLGKEYSELEPVVLCYQEYRTVQENLEEAHALLQDGDAEMREMAQEEIKTAEAQVEPLELQLQKLLLPKDPNDDKNVFLEIRAGTGGDEAAIFSGDLFRMYSRYAERRGWRIEIVSESLGDHGGYKEIITRVVGQGVYSQLKFESGAHRVQRVPETESQGRIHTSACTVAVMPEADETEDVDINKADLRIDTFRASGAGGQHVNKTDSAIRITHIPTGIVVECQDERSQHKNRSKAMSLLAARLNSAQQEQAAAEQASERKSLVGSGDRSERIRTYNYPQGRVTDHRINLTLYKLDEIMEGSLNEVIQPLVNEFQADQLAALAG; encoded by the coding sequence ATGAAAGATTCCATTAAAGAAAAACTCGAGAACCTGGTTGAACGCTATGATGAAGTCGGCGTGCTGTTAGGTGATCCTGATGTTATCGGCGATCAAAATAAATTTCGCGATCTAGGCAAAGAGTACTCAGAACTCGAACCGGTGGTGTTATGTTATCAGGAGTATCGCACCGTACAGGAAAATCTCGAAGAAGCTCACGCGCTATTGCAGGATGGCGACGCAGAAATGCGTGAGATGGCGCAGGAAGAAATAAAAACGGCTGAAGCCCAGGTAGAACCCCTGGAATTACAGCTGCAAAAATTGCTATTACCTAAAGACCCGAACGACGATAAAAACGTTTTTCTTGAAATTCGAGCCGGCACAGGTGGCGATGAAGCAGCGATTTTTTCGGGTGATTTATTTCGCATGTATTCGCGCTATGCCGAAAGGCGCGGCTGGCGTATTGAAATCGTGAGTGAGAGCTTGGGCGATCACGGCGGCTACAAGGAAATCATCACTCGCGTGGTCGGTCAAGGCGTGTATTCCCAGCTAAAATTTGAATCGGGCGCGCACCGCGTGCAGCGTGTTCCCGAAACGGAATCGCAAGGTCGCATTCATACCTCAGCGTGTACCGTCGCGGTGATGCCTGAAGCCGATGAAACTGAAGACGTGGATATCAACAAAGCTGATTTGAGAATCGATACTTTCCGGGCCTCTGGTGCTGGTGGTCAGCATGTGAACAAAACCGATTCGGCAATCCGCATTACACACATTCCCACCGGAATTGTGGTGGAATGCCAGGACGAGCGTTCGCAACATAAAAACCGCTCCAAAGCGATGTCGTTGCTGGCTGCACGTCTCAACAGTGCACAGCAGGAACAAGCCGCTGCAGAGCAGGCCAGTGAACGCAAGAGCTTGGTGGGCAGTGGCGATCGCTCTGAACGAATTCGCACCTATAATTACCCACAGGGCCGGGTAACCGACCACCGAATTAATCTGACACTCTATAAACTCGACGAAATTATGGAGGGCAGTTTGAACGAAGTGATTCAACCGCTGGTGAATGAATTCCAGGCGGATCAATTGGCTGCGCTGGCTGGCTAA
- a CDS encoding outer membrane receptor protein involved in Fe transport produces the protein MSHSFPTYRPARHPLASAITMAIACTTTTWSTASFAQQERRALEEIVVTAQKRVENLQEVPLSVATISGEKIDESGIENLADLTAHMPNIHFTETGFSTQVRVRGIGSDNSQGMEQSVGMYIDGIYYGRAQLFRLPMMDMQRAELLRGPQSTLLGKNSIAGALNLTTARPTQDPAARLSIAREVEFNGVEVNGMISTPLGESAAMRIAGRRLTEEGYVENTYLDTRQPKREENSIRLSFNWSATENLELFLKGEKHSFETIGRPIEITYDQPLQEGGLTYNEWLQILNQPGLDDQLDYRRQADTEEFSDNTVDNITFKGDYSLGDHTITFVTGWLQFDYTELCDCDFVAAEIVPVNLAEEYEQFSQEIRIASPVGETVEWLAGAYYQDYEQQFSDRNDISATNFLTGSYPQLTGTGMLREFEQNSDSWAVFGRVTWNVSDAWHLTVGARYTEETKKASKSLNVVSLDTGEVYDNPLTGLTYMGVFLTENEQARYFLPDPEQDPGNFQPLLHSGYDVSGSRDESAFTPLINIEWDVTDNNMAYAAFSTGFKAGGFDPRSNRVGLFDYRAANPNAPAPPAQETDAMQYFEFDEEKAESAELGMKNTLGGGVAELNVALYHTDYSDLQISQFDGGVGFNVGNVKKTQVQGIEIDGRWLMTDTLTAFYGISWLDFEYKDFKNGNCNTTQSPDTDTDGDGINDTCDYTGKRGVYTPEYTINFSLDYRQPITGLVNFVGILDAQMVDGHQVHVNLDPAGEIDPYTMIGLRLGIESDNWSLAILGKNLLDEHVISYSGNAPLSSNAPFYTNTHYSFVRKPRTIALEATIRM, from the coding sequence ATGAGCCACTCGTTCCCTACTTATCGCCCGGCACGTCACCCGCTTGCCTCGGCGATTACCATGGCGATCGCCTGCACAACCACCACCTGGAGTACTGCTTCATTTGCGCAGCAGGAACGCCGAGCGTTAGAAGAAATTGTCGTTACCGCGCAGAAACGTGTTGAGAATCTGCAGGAGGTTCCGCTCTCGGTAGCCACAATCAGTGGAGAAAAAATTGATGAGTCCGGTATCGAAAATCTTGCAGATTTGACTGCCCACATGCCCAACATCCATTTCACGGAAACGGGTTTCAGTACGCAGGTGCGGGTACGCGGTATCGGCTCCGACAACAGTCAGGGCATGGAGCAATCGGTGGGCATGTATATCGATGGCATTTACTACGGCCGTGCACAATTATTCCGTTTGCCGATGATGGATATGCAACGCGCAGAACTATTGCGTGGCCCGCAAAGCACTTTGCTCGGGAAAAACAGTATCGCCGGTGCCCTGAACCTCACCACCGCTCGCCCCACACAAGACCCGGCTGCACGCCTGTCCATTGCGCGTGAAGTAGAATTTAATGGTGTTGAGGTTAACGGCATGATCTCCACGCCGCTGGGGGAATCCGCGGCAATGCGTATCGCTGGGCGCCGCCTTACTGAAGAGGGTTACGTAGAAAACACCTATCTCGACACTCGCCAGCCCAAACGCGAAGAAAACAGCATTCGTCTCAGCTTTAACTGGAGCGCGACCGAAAATCTCGAACTGTTTCTGAAGGGTGAAAAACACAGCTTTGAAACCATAGGGCGCCCTATCGAAATCACCTACGATCAACCCTTACAGGAAGGCGGCCTCACCTACAATGAATGGCTGCAAATTTTAAATCAGCCAGGTCTTGACGACCAATTGGATTATCGCCGTCAAGCGGATACCGAAGAGTTCAGCGACAACACCGTTGATAATATTACCTTCAAAGGTGACTACTCCCTCGGCGACCATACAATAACTTTTGTCACAGGCTGGCTGCAATTTGATTACACCGAGTTGTGTGATTGCGATTTTGTAGCGGCAGAAATCGTGCCCGTGAATTTGGCGGAAGAATACGAGCAATTTAGCCAGGAAATTCGCATCGCATCTCCGGTGGGAGAAACGGTTGAATGGTTGGCTGGGGCTTATTACCAAGACTACGAACAGCAGTTCAGCGACCGCAACGACATATCGGCCACCAACTTCCTCACAGGCTCTTACCCTCAGCTAACAGGTACTGGCATGTTACGGGAGTTTGAACAGAATTCCGATTCTTGGGCGGTGTTTGGACGCGTCACTTGGAATGTCTCGGATGCCTGGCATTTGACCGTGGGTGCACGCTACACCGAAGAAACCAAAAAAGCCTCTAAATCACTCAATGTCGTTTCACTGGATACCGGTGAAGTCTACGACAATCCGCTTACCGGTTTAACCTATATGGGCGTCTTCCTTACTGAAAACGAACAAGCGCGTTATTTCTTGCCCGACCCGGAACAAGACCCAGGAAACTTTCAACCGCTGTTACACAGTGGCTATGATGTCTCAGGCTCTCGGGATGAATCGGCATTCACACCTCTCATTAACATCGAGTGGGATGTCACCGACAACAATATGGCCTACGCCGCCTTCTCCACCGGCTTTAAAGCCGGTGGTTTCGACCCCCGTTCCAATCGCGTCGGGCTGTTCGATTATCGCGCTGCTAATCCAAATGCACCGGCACCACCCGCACAAGAAACCGACGCAATGCAGTACTTCGAGTTCGACGAAGAAAAAGCCGAGTCTGCAGAACTGGGGATGAAAAATACCTTGGGCGGTGGGGTTGCGGAATTAAACGTTGCACTCTACCACACCGATTACAGTGACCTGCAAATCAGTCAATTCGACGGCGGTGTGGGATTTAACGTGGGTAACGTCAAGAAAACCCAGGTACAAGGCATTGAAATTGATGGACGCTGGTTAATGACGGATACGCTCACGGCCTTTTACGGCATTTCCTGGCTGGACTTCGAATACAAGGACTTCAAAAACGGCAACTGTAATACCACCCAAAGCCCCGATACGGATACCGATGGCGATGGCATTAACGACACCTGCGATTACACGGGCAAGCGCGGTGTTTACACCCCTGAATACACCATTAATTTCTCGTTAGATTACCGCCAACCCATTACCGGACTGGTGAATTTTGTCGGCATTCTCGATGCACAAATGGTGGATGGCCATCAGGTGCACGTCAACCTGGACCCGGCTGGTGAGATCGACCCTTATACCATGATCGGATTGCGCCTGGGTATTGAGAGCGACAATTGGAGCCTTGCAATACTCGGTAAAAACCTGCTGGATGAACACGTGATTAGCTATTCGGGAAATGCGCCCTTATCGTCAAACGCACCGTTTTACACGAACACTCACTATAGCTTTGTGCGCAAACCGAGAACAATTGCGCTGGAAGCGACGATTCGTATGTAA
- a CDS encoding release factor glutamine methyltransferase, giving the protein MAEQLAPLSDTPRLDTELLLGAAIARSRTWLFTWPDHQIDSPQLATFLEYFQRRKSGEPVAYILGEKEFWSLPLAVDSSTLIPRPDTELLVATVIDLAHSKNSILDLGTGTGAIALALASELKTAEIIAVDKYPQAVSLARLNLQRLGFRNVKIMQSDWFAALEGQRFDVIVSNPPYVDGGDPHLSRGDVRFEPLTALVAEDKGLADIRHIITRSVGYLNNGGYLLLEHGWQQDEVVAKIFVGKGFKNVRTLKDLGGNNRVTLGVFDER; this is encoded by the coding sequence ATGGCGGAGCAGCTTGCGCCGCTGAGTGATACCCCGCGTCTTGACACCGAGTTGCTTCTCGGAGCAGCCATTGCCAGGTCGCGTACCTGGTTGTTTACCTGGCCCGACCACCAGATTGACTCGCCGCAGCTCGCTACTTTTTTAGAATATTTTCAACGTAGAAAAAGCGGCGAACCGGTCGCCTACATTTTGGGTGAAAAGGAATTTTGGTCACTCCCTTTAGCGGTGGATAGTTCCACCCTGATACCCCGCCCCGACACTGAGCTTTTAGTCGCCACTGTTATTGATTTAGCGCATTCCAAAAATAGTATTTTGGACTTGGGTACGGGTACCGGTGCTATTGCTCTCGCGCTTGCCAGTGAACTCAAAACTGCCGAGATTATCGCTGTCGATAAATACCCTCAGGCGGTGTCATTGGCGAGACTCAACCTGCAGCGCCTCGGGTTCAGAAATGTCAAAATCATGCAAAGTGATTGGTTCGCTGCGCTTGAGGGACAACGCTTCGATGTGATCGTGAGCAATCCACCGTATGTAGACGGTGGCGATCCTCATTTGTCTCGCGGTGATGTGCGCTTTGAACCCTTAACAGCTCTGGTGGCTGAAGATAAAGGCCTCGCGGATATTCGCCATATTATTACCCGAAGTGTGGGCTACCTAAATAACGGTGGCTATTTATTGTTGGAGCACGGCTGGCAGCAGGACGAAGTGGTCGCCAAAATTTTTGTTGGCAAAGGTTTTAAGAACGTGAGAACCCTGAAAGACCTCGGTGGTAACAATCGTGTGACCTTGGGAGTGTTCGATGAACGATGA
- a CDS encoding tetratricopeptide repeat protein: MASIALLQGCSTAPIKQTQQAEPEAPIPTKVADRQFSVESLYALLVAEMAIDRKRYDIALNNYVQQAATTRDPDVTARATQIARILKAHQPALEMAQLWVDLEPYNTDAQLIASAELIEANRLDEAMALSERLLADGNPTAFDAIAVKAAEGDIEQSRALAQLYESLAGKHPDNYQLQLGLSVLFQHDNRNEEALVAVHRALQIQPNNVRAGFQETRILQQMGKQDLALEKLAELVKENPDNFGLRARYARILSAYDLNASREQFEILLNQAPTDPEILFSLALIENESGRLEQAESHFLSLLRRGYYISSAHFHLGTIYEKRNQRDLALEHYLEVEPGQNYLGAMVNATELMVNSNEELQALKLLRDQREVVGPSYREGLFILESEILATAGQMKDAENILSQGLEEFPQSTRLLYSRAMLYSRIDYLAAAEQDLKLILSIAPNNAAALNALGYTLADRTDRIDEAYLYIKKALELTPDDPAVMDSMGWVLYRRGNFDQALVQLRKAMVAMPDHEIAAHLGEVLWVSGIEQEARDVWREGLKLNPQSAVIRETIDRLNADFQ, encoded by the coding sequence ATGGCGTCCATTGCGCTGTTGCAAGGCTGTAGCACCGCGCCGATAAAGCAAACGCAGCAAGCTGAGCCCGAAGCCCCCATTCCCACAAAAGTCGCCGACCGGCAATTCAGCGTCGAATCACTCTATGCGCTTCTGGTTGCCGAAATGGCAATCGACCGCAAGCGCTACGATATTGCGCTTAACAATTACGTACAGCAGGCCGCCACTACACGTGACCCGGATGTTACCGCGCGAGCCACGCAAATCGCCCGAATTTTAAAGGCCCACCAGCCCGCGCTGGAGATGGCGCAACTGTGGGTTGATCTCGAACCTTACAATACCGATGCCCAGCTTATTGCCAGTGCCGAGCTGATCGAAGCCAACCGCCTTGATGAGGCAATGGCGCTCTCAGAACGCCTTCTGGCCGACGGCAACCCCACCGCATTTGACGCAATTGCGGTAAAAGCCGCCGAAGGCGACATTGAGCAATCTCGAGCACTGGCACAACTTTATGAGAGCCTCGCAGGCAAACATCCCGACAACTATCAATTGCAACTCGGATTAAGCGTGTTATTTCAACACGACAACCGCAATGAAGAAGCCCTGGTGGCCGTACACCGCGCCCTGCAAATTCAGCCCAACAATGTGCGGGCAGGTTTCCAGGAAACCCGTATCTTGCAACAAATGGGCAAGCAGGATCTGGCGCTCGAGAAGCTCGCAGAGCTGGTAAAAGAGAACCCTGATAATTTTGGCCTTAGAGCAAGATACGCGCGCATATTGTCGGCTTATGACCTTAATGCGAGTCGCGAACAATTTGAAATCCTACTGAATCAAGCTCCTACAGACCCGGAAATTCTATTTTCACTGGCACTGATTGAAAATGAAAGCGGCCGCCTGGAACAGGCGGAAAGTCATTTTCTGAGCCTGTTGCGCCGTGGTTACTACATTTCCTCTGCTCATTTCCATCTCGGCACCATATACGAGAAGCGTAACCAGCGTGATCTGGCTCTGGAGCACTATCTCGAGGTGGAACCCGGCCAGAATTACTTGGGCGCAATGGTCAATGCAACAGAATTGATGGTAAACAGCAATGAAGAACTGCAGGCGCTCAAGTTGCTGAGGGACCAACGCGAAGTGGTCGGGCCAAGTTATCGAGAAGGCTTATTTATACTGGAATCGGAAATACTGGCTACTGCCGGCCAGATGAAAGATGCCGAAAACATTCTGAGCCAGGGGCTGGAAGAGTTCCCGCAAAGCACCCGCCTACTGTATTCCCGCGCAATGCTCTATTCGCGCATCGATTACCTTGCTGCTGCCGAACAGGATCTCAAACTGATTCTCTCAATCGCTCCCAACAATGCAGCTGCACTTAACGCACTCGGCTACACCCTGGCTGATCGCACCGATCGAATCGATGAGGCCTACCTCTATATAAAGAAAGCGCTCGAACTTACCCCCGACGACCCGGCCGTTATGGATAGTATGGGCTGGGTGTTATACCGCCGCGGCAATTTCGACCAGGCTCTAGTTCAGCTGCGCAAGGCCATGGTTGCCATGCCCGATCACGAAATTGCGGCACACCTCGGCGAAGTTCTGTGGGTGAGCGGCATTGAACAAGAAGCCCGCGATGTGTGGCGCGAAGGGCTGAAACTGAACCCACAGAGCGCGGTTATTCGCGAAACTATCGATCGCCTGAATGCAGACTTCCAGTGA